From a region of the Triticum aestivum cultivar Chinese Spring chromosome 7D, IWGSC CS RefSeq v2.1, whole genome shotgun sequence genome:
- the LOC123167493 gene encoding tricetin 3',4',5'-O-trimethyltransferase-like, which produces MADEEGCMHAVQLALSSVLPMTLKAAIELGLLEILVGAGGEALSPEEVAAKLPAEANPDAASMVDRMLRVLASHDIVSCMVEEGKDGNLSRRYSPAPVCKWLTPNEDGVSMAPYVVVAQDKVFMEPWCYMKKAVLEGGSPFNMAYGMSWYDYAGTDPRFNRLFNEAMRHHSVIITKKLLELYTGFEGVGTLVDVGGGIGTTIHAITSKYPRIKGINFDLSHVISEAPPYPGVQVEHVGGDMFEKVPSGDAILMKWILLSFTDDRCVALLKNCYNALPVHGKVINVECILPRNLDATHRVQGCVSADMSMLANSPDGKERYLTDFERLAKEAGFASVKATYIYTNFWAIEYTK; this is translated from the exons ATGGCCGACGAGGAGGGTTGCATGCATGCGGTGCAGCTGGCGCTGTCGTCTGTGCTACCGATGACGCTCAAGGCTGCCATCGAGCTGGGCCTGCTGGAGATCCTCGTGGGCGCCGGCGGGGAGGCGCTGAGTCCGGAGGAGGTGGCCGCGAAGCTGCCGGCCGAGGCCAACCCTGACGCGGCGTCCATGGTGGACCGCATGCTGCGGGTGCTGGCCTCTCACGATATCGTGTCGTGCATGGTGGAGGAGGGCAAAGACGGCAACCTCTCCCGCCGTTACAGCCCGGCGCCGGTGTGCAAGTGGCTCACCCCCAACGAGGACGGCGTCTCCATGGCCCCGTACGTCGTCGTCGCCCAGGACAAGGTCTTCATGGAGCCCTG GTGCTACATGAAGAAGGCGGTCCTGGAGGGCGGCAGCCCGTTCAACATGGCGTACGGGATGTCATGGTACGACTACGCTGGCACGGACCCGCGCTTCAACCGCCTCTTCAACGAGGCCATGAGACACCACTCCGTCATCATCACCAAGAAGCTCCTTGAACTATACACCGGCTTCGAGGGTGTCGGCACCCTCGTCGATGTCGGCGGCGGCATCGGCACCACCATCCACGCCATCACCTCCAAGTACCCGAGAATCAAAGGGATCAACTTCGACCTCTCCCATGTCATCTCCGAGGCGCCGCCCTACCCCGGCGTGCAGGTGGAGCACGTCGGCGGCGACATGTTTGAGAAGGTGCCCTCCGGCGACGCCATCCTCATGAAGTGGATCCTTCTCTCCTTTACGGATGATAGGTGTGTGGCGTTGCTCAAGAACTGCTACAACGCCCTGCCCGTGCACGGCAAGGTGATCAACGTGGAGTGCATACTGCCTAGGAACCTGGACGCCACACACCGCGTGCAGGGGTGCGTGAGCGCCGACATGAGCATGCTCGCCAACAGCCCCGACGGCAAGGAGAGGTACCTCACCGACTTCGAGAGGCTGGCCAAGGAAGCCGGCTTCGCCAGCGTCAAGGCCACCTACATCTACACCAACTTCTGGGCCATTGAGTACACCAAGTAG